The Haloimpatiens sp. FM7315 genomic interval TTATCATAAGCATTATAAAAAACTTCTTAAAGTTTCCTTTTAAATCATATTTTATTAACATTCCCATATAATATACCTCCTAATAAATTCCGTTTTATTCAGCAAAAACTTCTCTATAAAGTTCATCAATAGATTTTTCATTTTTTACTCTAAGTTCCTCTGCATTACCTTTTAAAATTATTTCTCCCTCTTTTATAAAGGCTACATCATCAAAAACTCTTTCGATGTCTTTAACTAAATGAGTTGTTATAAGCATAGAGCTATTCTCGGTATAATTATTTATAATGGCATCAAGGATTTTTTCTCTAGCCACAGGATCAACTCCACCTAAAGGCTCATCTAAAACGTAAAGCTTAGCTTTTCTTGATAAAACTAAAGCTAAAGTTAATTTCTCATACATACCTTTTGAAAGTTCTTTTACATTTAGGTTTCTATCTAATTTCATGAATTTTAGAAGTTCATCTGCTTTTTTTCGTCAAAATCCTCATAAAAATCTTTAAATAATTTTATTGCATCATCTATACTCATCCACTTATACAAATACTCTTTATCTGGAAGATAAGAAACAATACCTTTTGTATAAGCAGAAGGCTTATGACCACAGATGCTTATTTCTCCAGAAGATTGTCTTAATATCCCTGCAACTATTTTAATAAGACTTGTTTTTCCACTGCCATTTGGTCCTAAAAGGCCTACTATTTTTCCTTCTTCTATATTAAAGTTCACATCCCTTAAAGCCACTTTTGTAAAATATCTTTTATTTAAATTCTTAGAACTTAGTATATATTCCATTTACTTTTCCTCCTTATTAATATTTTCAAAAACTATATCTTTAATCTCATCAGATTTAAAACCTAATTCCTTCATTTCCTTAAAAAAGTAATCAAGTATATTACTAGCCATTTCTTTTCTTAAAATTTTTATTTTATCTTTATCATCAGTTACAAAAGAACCCATGCCCCTTTGAGTAAATGTAAGTCCCTCCCTTTCCAGCTCTTGATAGGCTCTTTGGATAGTGTTTGGATTCACTTTAACTTTAAGTGCTAATTCTCTTACTGATGGCAATTTTTCTCCCTCCTTTAATTCTGAAGAAACTATTTGTTTTTTTATAATATTAGCTACCTGAACATATATTGGAAGTTTCTCATCAAAATTTACGATCATCATTACCTCCTTATTTGTAATAAGCTCAACCTTCACATATAAAAATGCTATTAAATATCTTATTGCTGCAAAATTTGAGTTTTAATATTTTAAGCTTAAGTAATTGTAGCATTGTATTGGTGTACTATATATATAGTACACCAATACAATGCTTTTGTAAATATGTTTTTAGAAATATATTTTTATAAAATATAAAAAATCAGCTTTAATTTTTTTAATATATTATATAATATTAGCGTAGTATATTTAGAATCTGAGATTAATTAAGTATATTTAATATGGAGGCGCAATTTTAATGAACAACACATTAACAGAATCCAATATGAAAAAATTACAGGAAGAATTAGAATATAGAATGACAGTAAAAAGAGCACAGATAGCAAAAGAAAAACTAGAAGCCGCTGCTCATGGAGATAGATCAGAAAATGCAGAATATAAGGAAGCTTGTGCAAATTATAGAGAAAATGACAATAGAATTCAGTATCTTATGAATATGATTTCCACTGCCACAGTAATAGAGGACAAAAGCAGTGACAAATTAGCTTTAGAAATTAACTCAAAGGCAAAGATCAGATTTGTAGAAGATGACTTTGAAACTGTTATAACCCTTGTAACCACTATGGATTTAGATCCTGAAAATATGAAAATTAGTGTAGAATCAGATTTAGGAAAAGCCCTATACAAAAAAAGCAGGGAGATATCGTTGAAGTAAATGCTCCTGGAGAGAACTACTCAGTAGAAATACTAGAAATACTTTAATTAATATTAAAAGGTTGAGACCTTAGTATATTTTTTATACTAAGACCTCAGCCTTTTATTTACAAAATGATTTCTATTTCCGTACCTTTTTTAGCATACTTCTAAGCTCCACTTCTCCTCCATGAGCCTCTACAATCTCTTTTGCAATGGCCATGCCAAGTCCAGATCCCTTATGACTTTCCCCGGTATTTGTACCTCTATAGTACCTTTCAAATATATATTTAATTTCTTCTGGTTTTACTCCCTTTCCATTGTCTTTTACAAAGATATGAACCTTCTGACTTTTTACTATTTTCACCTCTATTTTTACATCCTTTGAATTGTGAATTATAGCATTGTACAAAAGGTTATGAATTACCCTTTTTATCAAAACTTCATCTACTTCTTTTAAGATTACATTTTCCCTCGATATAAAGTTAATATCACTATCTTTATATTTATAGTCATTTA includes:
- a CDS encoding GntR family transcriptional regulator produces the protein MIVNFDEKLPIYVQVANIIKKQIVSSELKEGEKLPSVRELALKVKVNPNTIQRAYQELEREGLTFTQRGMGSFVTDDKDKIKILRKEMASNILDYFFKEMKELGFKSDEIKDIVFENINKEEK